From the bacterium genome, one window contains:
- a CDS encoding DUF3604 domain-containing protein, translating into MLPACGDDVSHPAARTPTPSAAPTGAPWQRTEERAACDDYDAQRQPFFGDLHVHTRYSADASIYGTKTEPRDAYDFARGGTIMFSDADEQPTRPVRLDRPLDFAAVTDHAEFFGEVDVCTRPDSPVYDIRMCQILRQYEPPERQFGTIVQWLYPAGVDNPPPSLPFCSTPGIDCDAAAVSVWQEMQAAAEEAYDRTSACRFTSFIGYEHTPSRGGRHLHRNVIFRNAHVPPQVYSQLDTASGGVPQGLWSAIEQHCLDADIGCEAVIIPHNSNLSDGLHFADPADTAEAQRRQDREPLVEIYQSKGGSECRFDRLAGRGVGTEDELCTFEQIKEASEVPGQSDPPIDAYPARNLVRNAVADGLRLEEQLGVNPFRFGFIASTDSHDAAPGNTEEPGYEGKDGNNDATPERQIHGITNNPGGLAVVWAEENSRDALFSALRRRETYATSGTRPVVRFFAGNLSGVACGAPDFIARAYATGTPMGGELGAVRGAASPRFAVLALKDPGSEAIPGADLQRIQIVKAWLEDGAPRERVYDVAGNPDNGADVDPATCAPRGAGAAELCAVWEDPDFNPEQRALYYARVLENPTCRWSTFVCKEAGVDPFASDCATQAAAAGADFANCCLNETNDPFLSPTIQERAWTSPIWYRQEGIAEVTGGISFGGGSRNGDALQLAIRLAAPPPGIDLAATPATVAVTDDDAIFTTTIAPANYRFGADGALRIDVEASGLTLDAAARVDHTVTVDVTIGTYRASYARRWRYADRRLAPAGS; encoded by the coding sequence CTGCTCCCCGCCTGCGGCGACGACGTCTCGCACCCGGCGGCCCGCACGCCCACCCCGAGCGCGGCGCCCACCGGCGCGCCCTGGCAGCGCACCGAGGAGCGCGCCGCCTGCGACGACTACGATGCCCAGCGGCAGCCGTTCTTCGGCGACCTGCACGTCCACACCCGCTATTCCGCCGACGCCTCGATCTACGGCACCAAGACCGAACCGCGCGACGCCTACGACTTCGCCCGCGGCGGCACCATCATGTTCTCCGACGCCGACGAGCAGCCGACGCGGCCGGTTCGCCTCGACCGGCCGCTCGACTTCGCCGCCGTCACCGACCACGCCGAGTTCTTCGGCGAGGTCGATGTCTGCACCCGCCCCGACTCGCCGGTCTACGACATCCGCATGTGCCAGATCCTGCGCCAGTACGAGCCTCCCGAGCGCCAGTTCGGGACGATCGTGCAGTGGCTCTACCCCGCGGGCGTCGACAACCCGCCCCCCTCGCTGCCCTTCTGTTCGACGCCCGGGATCGACTGCGACGCCGCCGCGGTCTCGGTGTGGCAGGAGATGCAGGCCGCCGCGGAGGAGGCGTACGACCGCACCAGCGCCTGTCGCTTCACCAGCTTCATCGGCTACGAGCACACCCCCAGCCGCGGCGGCCGCCACTTGCACCGCAACGTCATCTTCCGCAACGCCCACGTGCCGCCGCAGGTCTACAGCCAGCTCGACACGGCGTCCGGCGGCGTGCCGCAGGGCCTGTGGAGCGCCATCGAGCAGCACTGCCTCGACGCCGACATCGGCTGCGAGGCGGTGATCATCCCGCACAACTCGAACCTCAGCGACGGACTGCATTTCGCCGACCCGGCCGACACCGCCGAAGCGCAGCGGCGCCAGGACCGGGAGCCGCTGGTCGAGATCTACCAGAGCAAGGGCGGCTCCGAGTGCCGCTTCGATCGCCTGGCCGGCCGTGGCGTCGGCACCGAGGACGAGCTCTGCACCTTCGAGCAGATCAAGGAAGCGTCGGAAGTGCCCGGCCAGTCCGACCCGCCGATCGACGCGTATCCGGCCCGCAATCTGGTGCGCAACGCCGTCGCCGACGGCCTGCGGCTCGAGGAGCAACTGGGGGTGAACCCGTTCCGCTTCGGCTTCATCGCCAGCACCGACTCGCACGACGCCGCGCCGGGCAACACCGAGGAGCCGGGCTACGAGGGCAAGGACGGCAACAACGACGCGACCCCGGAACGCCAGATCCACGGCATCACCAACAACCCCGGCGGCCTGGCCGTGGTCTGGGCGGAGGAGAACTCGCGCGACGCGCTGTTCAGCGCCCTGCGCCGGCGCGAGACCTATGCCACCAGCGGCACGCGCCCGGTGGTGCGCTTCTTCGCCGGCAATCTCAGCGGCGTCGCCTGTGGCGCGCCCGACTTCATCGCCCGCGCCTACGCGACCGGCACGCCGATGGGCGGCGAGCTGGGCGCCGTGCGCGGCGCCGCCAGCCCGCGCTTCGCCGTGCTGGCGCTGAAGGATCCCGGCAGCGAGGCCATCCCCGGCGCCGACCTGCAGCGCATCCAGATCGTCAAAGCGTGGCTCGAGGACGGCGCGCCGCGCGAACGCGTCTACGACGTCGCCGGCAATCCCGACAACGGGGCCGATGTCGATCCCGCCACCTGCGCCCCGCGCGGCGCCGGCGCGGCCGAGCTCTGCGCCGTCTGGGAGGATCCCGACTTCAACCCGGAGCAGCGCGCCCTCTACTATGCGCGCGTGCTCGAGAATCCGACCTGCCGCTGGAGCACCTTCGTGTGCAAGGAGGCCGGGGTCGATCCGTTCGCGTCCGACTGCGCGACGCAGGCCGCGGCCGCCGGCGCCGACTTCGCCAACTGCTGTCTGAACGAAACCAACGACCCGTTCCTCTCGCCGACCATCCAGGAGCGCGCCTGGACCTCGCCGATCTGGTACCGCCAGGAAGGCATCGCCGAGGTCACCGGCGGCATCTCCTTCGGCGGCGGCAGCAGGAACGGCGACGCGCTGCAGCTCGCCATCCGACTGGCGGCGCCGCCGCCGGGCATCGATCTCGCCGCGACGCCGGCGACCGTCGCGGTGACCGACGACGACGCGATCTTCACCACCACCATCGCGCCGGCCAACTACCGCTTCGGGGCCGATGGCGCGCTGCGGATCGACGTCGAGGCGTCCGGCCTGACGCTGGACGCCGCCGCCCGGGTCGATCACACGGTCACGGTCGACGTGACCATCGGCACCTATCGCGCGTCGTACGCGCGCCGCTGGCGCTACGCCGACCGCCGCCTGGCGCCCGCCGGGAGCTGA
- a CDS encoding methyltransferase domain-containing protein gives MSQAPRDHSEPHVRVQRTREGTFLFVDGSCASVWRPGRAITEGSWDLLAAPVLLVAGQAPRVLLLGVGGGTVIRVIRALRPAAAVTAIDLDREVLAVARRAFALDRLGATIVCAEADAYLRSLPAPARFDVVIDDIYERAGAAMRKPRGWPATLRRALARLRPGGVLVCNALDRRDARALARALRRPATALTHAEYHNCILLFGRPTPGARAVGRALRASPPLRPTMQRVTVRTFTAADR, from the coding sequence GTGTCCCAGGCGCCGCGCGACCACAGCGAACCGCACGTCCGGGTGCAGCGCACGCGCGAGGGCACGTTCCTCTTCGTCGACGGCTCGTGCGCCTCGGTGTGGCGGCCCGGCCGGGCCATCACCGAAGGCAGTTGGGACCTCCTCGCGGCGCCGGTGCTGCTGGTCGCTGGCCAGGCGCCGCGGGTCCTGCTGCTCGGCGTCGGGGGCGGCACGGTCATCCGGGTGATCCGCGCCCTGCGGCCGGCGGCGGCCGTCACGGCCATCGACCTCGATCGCGAGGTCCTCGCGGTGGCGCGGCGCGCCTTCGCGCTCGACCGCCTCGGGGCGACGATCGTCTGCGCCGAGGCGGACGCCTACCTCCGCTCCCTGCCCGCTCCCGCCCGCTTCGACGTGGTCATCGACGACATCTACGAGCGCGCCGGCGCCGCCATGCGCAAGCCGCGCGGCTGGCCCGCGACCCTGCGCCGGGCGCTGGCGCGCCTGCGCCCGGGCGGCGTCCTGGTGTGCAACGCGCTCGACCGCCGCGACGCGCGGGCGCTCGCGCGGGCGCTGCGCCGACCCGCGACCGCCCTGACTCACGCCGAGTACCACAACTGCATCCTTCTCTTCGGCCGGCCGACGCCGGGGGCGCGGGCCGTCGGGCGGGCGCTGCGGGCCAGTCCGCCCCTGCGTCCGACGATGCAGCGCGTCACGGTGCGTACCTTCACGGCGGCCGATCGCTAG
- a CDS encoding zinc ABC transporter substrate-binding protein, whose protein sequence is MAVRSLIVATVMAWAMAAGAAAETPGAPLKVGVTLHPYYSWTSNVTRGTDVEVRPILPGEVDAGDYQPRPEDIAKIADLDAIVINGVGHDDFITDMIKASGNEKLVVIRPNDGVPLLRSAHGGMVNSHTFISFSNAIQQTYAIARALAALRPELAERFQANAADYAKRLRAIKSAAAAKLVDAKINRVVTVHDGYAYLMQELGIDIVGVVEPAHGLVPSAKELGDMVDLLKREQVTVVFSEESFPQPLLEVLRENGRARVYVISHIASGAFTPDKFEVEMEKNVGAMVQALVTDPRR, encoded by the coding sequence ATGGCGGTGCGATCGTTGATCGTCGCGACGGTGATGGCCTGGGCGATGGCGGCCGGCGCCGCGGCCGAGACGCCGGGGGCGCCGTTGAAAGTCGGCGTCACCCTGCACCCGTATTATTCCTGGACCAGCAACGTCACGCGCGGCACCGACGTCGAAGTGCGGCCGATCCTCCCCGGCGAGGTCGACGCCGGCGACTACCAGCCGCGCCCCGAGGACATCGCGAAGATCGCCGACCTCGACGCCATCGTCATCAACGGGGTCGGGCACGACGATTTCATCACCGACATGATCAAGGCGTCGGGGAACGAGAAACTGGTCGTCATCCGCCCCAACGACGGCGTGCCGCTGCTCAGATCGGCGCACGGCGGGATGGTGAACTCGCACACCTTCATCTCTTTCTCGAACGCCATCCAGCAGACCTACGCGATCGCCCGCGCGCTGGCGGCGCTGCGGCCGGAGCTGGCGGAGCGGTTCCAGGCCAACGCCGCCGACTACGCGAAGCGGCTGCGCGCCATCAAGAGCGCCGCGGCGGCCAAACTGGTGGACGCGAAGATCAACCGCGTCGTCACCGTGCACGACGGCTACGCTTACCTGATGCAGGAGCTCGGCATCGACATCGTCGGCGTGGTCGAGCCGGCGCATGGCCTGGTGCCGTCGGCGAAGGAGCTCGGGGACATGGTGGACCTGCTCAAGCGCGAGCAGGTGACGGTGGTCTTCAGCGAGGAGAGCTTCCCGCAGCCGCTGCTCGAGGTGCTGCGCGAGAACGGGCGTGCCCGTGTCTACGTCATCAGCCACATCGCCTCGGGGGCGTTCACGCCCGACAAGTTCGAGGTCGAGATGGAGAAGAACGTCGGCGCGATGGTGCAGGCGCTGGTGACGGATCCGCGGCGGTGA
- a CDS encoding metal ABC transporter ATP-binding protein — translation MSVVSTAAVLEIEGVSVVRDGHPLLADVRLTVDRGTTHVLLGPNGGGKTTLLGAVLGQMPFDGRIRFHWRGAGRLGYVPQGFHVDRTLPLTVGEFLALPRQRWPVCFGVARRTRTRMEAVLARLGLRDCWQRPLGVLSGGELRRVLVANAIDPAPEFLLLDEPASGMDETAVQQLEAALTALRAEAGTSVLMVSHDLEQVRRVADRVTLLDRSVRRSGSAAQVLSSGLAEALAIGGGHRDA, via the coding sequence GTGAGCGTCGTGTCGACCGCCGCGGTGCTCGAAATCGAGGGCGTCAGCGTGGTGCGCGACGGGCATCCGCTGCTCGCGGACGTGCGCCTGACGGTCGACCGCGGCACCACGCACGTCCTCCTGGGCCCGAACGGCGGCGGCAAGACGACCCTGCTCGGCGCGGTCCTCGGGCAGATGCCGTTCGACGGCCGCATCCGCTTCCACTGGCGCGGCGCGGGCCGTCTCGGATACGTGCCCCAGGGCTTCCACGTCGACCGCACGCTGCCGCTCACCGTCGGCGAGTTCCTGGCGCTGCCGCGCCAGCGCTGGCCGGTATGTTTCGGGGTGGCGCGGCGGACGCGCACGCGCATGGAGGCGGTGCTGGCCCGCCTCGGCCTGCGCGACTGCTGGCAGCGGCCGCTCGGCGTGCTGTCGGGTGGCGAGCTGCGGCGGGTGCTGGTCGCCAATGCCATCGATCCCGCCCCGGAGTTCCTGCTGCTGGACGAGCCGGCGAGCGGCATGGACGAAACCGCGGTACAACAGCTCGAGGCGGCGCTGACGGCGCTACGGGCCGAGGCGGGCACCAGCGTGCTGATGGTGTCGCACGACCTCGAACAGGTGCGGCGCGTCGCCGACCGGGTGACGCTGCTCGATCGGTCGGTGCGGCGCAGCGGCAGCGCCGCGCAGGTGCTGAGCAGCGGGCTCGCCGAGGCGTTGGCCATCGGCGGCGGACATCGCGACGCGTGA
- a CDS encoding metal ABC transporter permease — translation MSPLYDHLAALAARGVLPDVFQYAFFIRGLISVLLLAPLLGGLSHLVVARRLAFFSAALGQAALTGLTIGIVLGEPLNAAYGGIFGFCFLSALAMVYVRRHSSLPPDTLIGVFLALSLGLGICLLVAVTKRFNIHQVEAVMFGSLLTVTDADLALLLGLGAAIAVVLAIVYNQLLLDSLDPALGRVSGVASAFVDYLFVMLLTAAIVVSLKVIGALLVEAMVVVPAAAARNLARTTRGYLLLSIAVALLAGVSGLFISSRLQVPSGGAVVLAMSALFFVTLAIGGLRALRGTRR, via the coding sequence GTGAGCCCCCTCTACGATCACCTCGCGGCGCTGGCGGCGCGCGGCGTCCTGCCGGACGTGTTCCAGTACGCCTTCTTCATCCGCGGCCTGATCTCGGTGCTGCTGCTGGCGCCGCTCCTCGGCGGGCTCAGTCATCTCGTGGTGGCGCGGCGCCTGGCGTTCTTCTCGGCGGCGCTGGGACAGGCGGCGCTCACCGGGTTGACCATCGGCATCGTGCTCGGCGAGCCGCTCAACGCCGCCTATGGCGGCATCTTCGGCTTCTGCTTTCTGTCGGCGCTGGCGATGGTGTACGTGCGGCGCCATTCCTCGCTGCCGCCGGACACGCTGATCGGCGTCTTCCTCGCGCTGTCGCTCGGCCTCGGCATCTGCCTGCTGGTGGCGGTCACCAAGCGCTTCAACATCCACCAGGTCGAGGCGGTGATGTTCGGCAGCCTGCTCACCGTCACTGACGCCGACCTGGCACTGCTGCTCGGGCTCGGCGCCGCCATCGCCGTCGTGCTGGCGATCGTCTACAACCAGCTCCTGCTCGACAGCCTCGACCCGGCGCTGGGGCGGGTGAGCGGGGTGGCGTCGGCGTTCGTCGATTACCTATTCGTGATGCTGCTGACGGCGGCGATCGTCGTCAGCCTGAAGGTGATTGGCGCGTTGCTGGTGGAAGCGATGGTGGTGGTGCCGGCGGCGGCGGCGCGCAACCTGGCGCGCACCACGCGCGGCTATCTGCTGCTCAGCATCGCCGTGGCGCTGCTCGCCGGGGTCAGCGGCCTGTTCATCTCCAGCCGCCTGCAAGTGCCCAGCGGCGGCGCCGTGGTGCTGGCGATGAGCGCGCTGTTCTTCGTCACCCTGGCGATCGGCGGCCTGCGCGCGCTGCGCGGGACGCGGCGCTGA
- the atpC gene encoding ATP synthase F1 subunit epsilon has protein sequence MASELQLRVVTPTRLVVDQAVTEVTAPGTLGELGVLPDHANFLTSLDSGRLTYKDAAGAHVLAIRDGFAEVANNVMTVLAEAAEAPAEVNAVAARAELQAAESELARLAPVDADFPAADARRRWAQARLDIAK, from the coding sequence ATGGCGAGCGAGCTCCAGTTGCGGGTGGTCACACCCACGCGCCTCGTCGTCGACCAGGCGGTCACCGAGGTCACCGCCCCCGGCACCCTGGGCGAGCTCGGGGTCCTCCCCGACCACGCCAACTTCCTCACCTCGCTGGACAGCGGCCGCCTCACCTACAAGGACGCCGCCGGCGCGCACGTGCTCGCCATCCGCGACGGCTTCGCCGAGGTGGCGAACAACGTCATGACCGTGCTCGCCGAGGCCGCGGAAGCGCCGGCGGAGGTGAACGCCGTCGCCGCCCGCGCCGAGCTGCAGGCCGCCGAAAGCGAGCTCGCGCGCCTGGCGCCGGTCGACGCCGACTTCCCCGCCGCCGACGCCCGCCGCCGCTGGGCGCAGGCGCGGCTCGACATCGCCAAGTAG
- the atpD gene encoding F0F1 ATP synthase subunit beta translates to MNLGKVTQVIGPVVDVEFPPGKLPPIYQALKVTNPAISSLDWNLVLEVAQHLGENTVRAIAMDGTEGLVRGMDVQDTGDNIKVPVGPQTLGRIINVIGEPVDEAGPIETKTFYPIHREAPKFTDQATEVEAFETGIKVIDLLAPYARGGKIGLFGGAGVGKTVLIQELINNVAKQHGGYSVFGGVGERTREGNDLWLEMRESGVIARTALVYGQMNEPPGARARVGLTALTAAEYFRDEEGKDVLLFIDNIFRFTQANSEVSALLGRMPSAVGYQPTLSTDLGELQERITTTKKGSITSVQAIYVPADDLTDPAPATTFAHLDATTVLSRQIAELGIYPAVDPLDSTSRILDPNVVGDEHYKVARQVQELLQRYKDLQDIIAILGMDELSEEDKQTVARARKIQKFLSQPFHVAEAFTGRSGKYVKLPDTIRGFKEIVDGKHDDVPEQAFYLQGTIEDVLETANKLAS, encoded by the coding sequence ATGAATCTCGGTAAGGTCACGCAGGTCATCGGTCCGGTCGTCGACGTCGAGTTCCCTCCCGGGAAGCTGCCGCCGATCTACCAGGCGCTGAAGGTCACCAACCCGGCGATCAGCAGCCTCGACTGGAATCTCGTCCTCGAGGTGGCCCAGCACCTCGGCGAGAACACCGTCCGCGCCATCGCCATGGATGGCACCGAGGGCCTGGTGCGCGGCATGGACGTGCAGGACACCGGCGACAACATCAAGGTGCCGGTCGGCCCGCAGACCCTCGGCCGCATCATCAACGTCATCGGCGAGCCGGTCGACGAGGCCGGCCCGATCGAGACCAAGACCTTCTACCCGATCCACCGCGAGGCGCCGAAGTTCACCGACCAGGCGACCGAGGTCGAGGCGTTCGAGACCGGCATCAAGGTGATCGACCTGCTCGCCCCCTACGCCCGCGGCGGCAAGATCGGCCTCTTCGGCGGCGCCGGCGTCGGCAAGACGGTGCTCATCCAGGAGCTGATCAACAACGTCGCCAAGCAGCACGGCGGCTACTCGGTGTTCGGCGGCGTCGGCGAGCGCACTCGCGAGGGCAACGACCTGTGGCTGGAGATGCGCGAGTCGGGCGTGATCGCCCGGACCGCGCTGGTGTACGGCCAGATGAACGAGCCGCCGGGCGCCCGTGCCCGCGTCGGCCTGACCGCGCTCACCGCCGCCGAATACTTCCGCGACGAGGAGGGCAAGGACGTGCTCCTCTTCATCGACAACATCTTCCGCTTCACCCAGGCGAACTCGGAGGTGTCGGCGCTCCTCGGCCGCATGCCATCCGCCGTGGGCTACCAGCCGACCCTGTCGACCGACCTCGGCGAGCTCCAGGAGCGCATCACCACCACCAAGAAGGGGTCGATCACCTCGGTGCAGGCGATCTACGTGCCCGCCGACGACCTCACCGACCCGGCGCCCGCGACCACCTTCGCCCACCTCGACGCCACCACCGTGCTGTCGCGCCAGATCGCCGAGCTCGGCATCTACCCGGCGGTCGATCCGCTCGACTCGACGTCGCGGATCCTCGATCCCAACGTGGTCGGCGACGAGCACTACAAGGTCGCCCGCCAGGTCCAGGAGCTGCTGCAGCGCTACAAGGACCTCCAGGACATCATCGCCATCCTCGGCATGGACGAGCTCTCGGAAGAGGACAAGCAGACCGTCGCGCGGGCGCGCAAGATCCAGAAGTTCCTGTCGCAGCCGTTCCACGTCGCCGAGGCCTTCACCGGCCGCAGCGGCAAGTACGTGAAGCTCCCCGACACCATCCGCGGCTTCAAGGAAATCGTCGACGGCAAGCACGACGACGTGCCGGAGCAGGCGTTCTACCTGCAGGGCACGATCGAAGACGTGCTCGAGACCGCCAACAAGCTCGCGTCCTGA
- the atpG gene encoding ATP synthase F1 subunit gamma yields MASLKSIRKRISSVKSTQQITKAMKMVAAAKLRRAQEAAQQARPYADKLATMLQTVAARAAADSAHPLLAERPERRIDLILVTSDRGLCGGYNAGLVRKAEQFIAEHADSEVRLTAVGNKGYMHFRRRPVGVAEQHIQMPAGPGLALALELSARVARDYISERTDGVYVLYSQFRSALSQVPTVERLLPVPPSSEGAGETLDYLYEPDEATLLDRLLRQYITTLIHRAFLESIASEHGARMTAMDNATANARDMIDRLTLAMNRARQAAITTELMEIVSGAEALKG; encoded by the coding sequence ATGGCCTCGCTCAAGAGCATCCGCAAACGCATCAGCTCGGTCAAAAGCACCCAGCAGATCACCAAGGCGATGAAGATGGTCGCCGCGGCGAAGCTGCGCCGGGCGCAGGAGGCCGCCCAGCAGGCGCGGCCCTACGCCGACAAGCTCGCGACCATGTTGCAGACGGTGGCGGCGCGCGCCGCCGCGGACAGCGCGCATCCGCTGCTCGCCGAGCGCCCGGAGCGGCGCATCGACCTGATCCTCGTCACCAGCGACCGCGGCCTGTGCGGCGGGTACAACGCTGGCCTCGTCCGCAAGGCGGAGCAGTTCATCGCCGAGCACGCGGACAGCGAGGTGCGCCTGACCGCGGTCGGCAACAAGGGCTACATGCACTTCCGCCGCCGACCGGTCGGGGTCGCCGAACAGCACATCCAGATGCCCGCCGGCCCCGGCCTGGCACTGGCGCTCGAGCTCTCGGCGCGCGTCGCCCGCGACTACATCAGCGAGCGGACCGACGGGGTCTACGTGCTCTACAGCCAGTTCCGCTCCGCCCTCTCGCAGGTGCCGACCGTCGAGCGCCTGCTGCCGGTGCCGCCGAGCTCCGAGGGCGCGGGCGAGACGCTCGACTACCTGTACGAGCCGGACGAGGCGACGCTGCTCGACCGGCTGCTGCGCCAGTACATCACCACGCTCATCCACCGCGCCTTCCTCGAGTCGATCGCCAGCGAGCACGGGGCGCGCATGACCGCCATGGACAACGCCACCGCCAACGCCCGCGACATGATCGATCGCCTCACCCTGGCGATGAACCGCGCCCGCCAGGCGGCCATCACCACCGAGCTGATGGAGATCGTGTCCGGCGCCGAGGCGCTGAAGGGTTGA
- the atpA gene encoding F0F1 ATP synthase subunit alpha, protein MEIRAAEISDIIKRQIQEYQRDVEVRETGRVLSTGDGIARIYGLDKAAAGELLEFPHNIYGLVLNLEEDNVGAAIFGEAQEIREGDEVRRTGRIAEVPVGEALLGRVVDALGQPIDGKGPINTPHTRRIELKAPGIVKRQPVKEPLQTGLKAIDSMIPIGRGQRELIIGDRQTGKTAVALDTIINQKGGDVQCFYVAIGQKRSTVAQVVDRLTRNGAMEYTTVIAATASDAAPLQFIAPYSGCAMGEYFRDSGRHALVIFDDLSKQAVAYRQLSLLLRRPPGREAFPGDVFYLHSRLLERAAKMSNEEGGGSLTALPVIETQAGDVSAYIPTNVISITDGQIFLESDLFYSGVRPAVNVGISVSRVGGNAQIKAMRQVAGTLRLDLAQYRELAAFAQFGSDLDAATQRQLNRGSRLVEILKQGQYVPLPVERQVLILYAATNGYVDQVEVAQLKRYEQELFRFVETRKPEVFKTILEKKQLDDDLKLLLNKTLEEFASQFAA, encoded by the coding sequence ATGGAAATCCGCGCCGCGGAAATCAGCGACATCATCAAGCGCCAGATCCAGGAGTACCAGCGCGACGTCGAAGTGCGGGAGACCGGCCGCGTGCTCTCGACCGGCGACGGCATCGCCCGCATCTACGGCCTCGACAAGGCCGCGGCCGGCGAGCTGCTCGAGTTCCCCCACAACATCTACGGGCTGGTGCTGAACCTCGAAGAGGACAACGTCGGCGCCGCGATCTTCGGCGAGGCGCAGGAGATCCGCGAGGGCGACGAGGTCCGCCGCACCGGCCGCATCGCCGAGGTGCCGGTGGGCGAGGCGCTGCTGGGCCGCGTCGTCGACGCCCTCGGCCAGCCGATCGACGGCAAGGGCCCGATCAACACCCCGCACACCCGCCGCATCGAGCTCAAGGCGCCCGGCATCGTCAAGCGTCAGCCGGTGAAGGAACCCCTGCAGACCGGCCTCAAGGCCATCGACTCGATGATCCCCATCGGCCGCGGCCAGCGCGAGCTGATCATCGGCGACCGCCAGACCGGCAAGACCGCCGTCGCCCTCGACACCATCATCAACCAGAAGGGCGGCGACGTGCAGTGCTTCTACGTCGCCATCGGCCAGAAGCGCTCCACCGTGGCGCAGGTGGTCGACCGCCTCACCCGCAACGGCGCCATGGAGTACACCACGGTGATCGCCGCCACGGCGTCGGACGCCGCGCCGCTGCAGTTCATCGCCCCGTACAGCGGCTGCGCCATGGGCGAGTACTTCCGCGACTCCGGCCGCCACGCCCTGGTGATCTTCGACGACCTCTCGAAGCAGGCCGTCGCCTACCGACAGCTCTCGCTGCTGCTGCGCCGACCGCCGGGCCGCGAGGCGTTCCCCGGCGACGTCTTCTACCTCCACTCCCGCCTGCTCGAGCGCGCCGCCAAGATGAGCAACGAGGAGGGCGGCGGCTCGCTCACCGCGCTCCCGGTCATCGAAACCCAGGCCGGTGACGTGTCGGCGTACATCCCCACCAATGTCATCTCGATCACCGACGGCCAGATCTTCCTCGAGAGCGACCTGTTCTACTCCGGCGTCCGCCCGGCGGTGAACGTCGGCATCTCGGTGTCACGCGTCGGCGGCAACGCCCAGATCAAGGCCATGCGCCAGGTCGCCGGCACGCTGCGCCTCGACCTCGCCCAGTATCGCGAGCTCGCCGCCTTCGCCCAGTTCGGCTCCGACCTCGACGCCGCCACGCAGCGCCAGCTCAACCGCGGCAGCCGCCTGGTCGAGATCCTCAAGCAGGGCCAGTACGTGCCGCTGCCGGTCGAGCGCCAGGTGCTGATCCTCTACGCCGCGACCAACGGCTACGTCGACCAGGTCGAAGTGGCGCAGCTCAAGCGCTACGAGCAGGAGCTCTTCCGCTTCGTCGAGACCCGCAAGCCCGAGGTCTTCAAGACCATCCTCGAGAAGAAGCAGCTCGACGACGATCTCAAGCTCCTGTTGAACAAGACGCTCGAGGAGTTCGCGTCGCAGTTCGCCGCCTGA
- a CDS encoding F0F1 ATP synthase subunit delta, producing the protein MIVGSVARRYARAIFAVAEEQTATDQIGNELQLLGAVADDPQIAAALANPLLSASARRDLATTIADNLKLGATTRNFISLLADHRRLDQLVGIAREFTQILDRKLQRVRATITSATPLDDAQRQSLIAAFERKLGRTVLAETAVDPQLLGGVVVDVEGTVYDGSVRTQLQSLANRIAGGRSLL; encoded by the coding sequence ATGATCGTCGGCTCCGTGGCCCGGCGCTACGCCCGCGCCATCTTCGCCGTCGCCGAGGAGCAGACCGCGACCGACCAGATCGGCAACGAGCTGCAGCTCCTCGGCGCCGTCGCCGACGATCCGCAGATCGCCGCCGCGCTCGCCAACCCGCTGTTGAGCGCCAGCGCGCGCCGCGATCTCGCCACGACCATCGCCGACAACCTCAAGCTCGGCGCGACGACGCGCAACTTCATCTCGCTGCTCGCCGACCACCGGCGGCTCGACCAACTGGTCGGCATTGCGCGCGAGTTCACCCAGATCCTCGACCGCAAGCTGCAGCGCGTCCGCGCCACCATCACCTCGGCGACGCCGCTCGACGACGCGCAGCGCCAGAGCCTCATCGCCGCGTTCGAGCGCAAGCTCGGCCGCACGGTGCTGGCCGAGACGGCGGTCGACCCGCAGTTGCTCGGCGGCGTCGTCGTCGACGTCGAGGGTACCGTTTACGACGGCAGCGTCCGCACCCAGCTGCAGTCGCTCGCCAATCGTATCGCCGGGGGTCGCTCGCTGCTCTAG